A portion of the Bacteroidota bacterium genome contains these proteins:
- a CDS encoding YraN family protein: protein MKSPNQQTGLEGEMQALAFLQKKGFVLLHKNWRHSYHEVDLIMSHGNYVVFVEVKTRMSNQFGFPEAAVNTAKQKALTKAAIAYLEQFAPDNRLRFDIVAVTRLPNNWEIEHFEDAFYPYDL, encoded by the coding sequence GTGAAATCACCCAATCAGCAGACGGGACTTGAGGGAGAAATGCAGGCTCTTGCATTTTTGCAAAAGAAGGGTTTTGTTTTGCTGCACAAAAACTGGCGTCATAGCTATCACGAGGTGGATTTGATCATGAGTCACGGTAATTATGTGGTTTTTGTTGAGGTAAAAACAAGGATGAGCAATCAATTTGGATTTCCCGAAGCTGCTGTAAATACTGCCAAACAAAAGGCTTTGACAAAGGCGGCTATTGCTTATTTAGAACAATTTGCACCCGACAATCGCCTGCGTTTTGATATAGTTGCTGTTACACGACTGCCGAACAACTGGGAAATAGAACATTTTGAGGATGCTTTCTACCCTTATGACCTTTAA
- a CDS encoding acetate--CoA ligase family protein, whose translation MITNQLLDPGSIVVVGASNDTSKPGGKVLQNIIKHSYQGNLYAVNPKEQIVQGVTCFETVEQMPEVDLAIIAVAAQYVEATMQVLAEHKNCKAFILFSAGFSETGAEGKVLEERCAAIASKAGASLIGPNCIGVITGYYKGVFAGPIPEYDPMGCDCVSASGATMVYILEIAIPRGLKFRNIYSIGNSAQIGVEDVLEYWDNTFDPKTSSKIKLLYMEQIADPERFLKHTRSLTQKGCRIAAIKAGSTEAGSRAVSSHTGALAGSNSAVNALFRKAGIIRCYSRVELVYVAAIFTITKLVGNRIAIITHAGGPGVMLTDVLTRNGMSVPPITGPKADELLSKLHPGSSVSNPIDFLATGTAEQLETILDYVENEFDEIDGAVVVFGTTGMWRVDDVYEVLHKKIKTCKKPIFPILPSVMQASEEVSHFHAKGHVNFLDETSFGYVLSRVIRTADPYPDAALPKIDHTKIRAIIDSSKDGYMPADKVFELFDAAGISRVKQSTLNTKEGVEKSVKEIGFPLVMKVSGPVHKSDIGGVVLGINGIDEAIYTFNKLMQIEGADGVLMQQQLTGIEIYMGVKREPAFGHQILVGLGGIFVEVLKDIASGLSPLSREEAHAMLKHLKSYPIIQGVRGKQGINENLILDTMLNISALVEIAPEISEMDINPFLGNAQHLIAVDARICLDFNS comes from the coding sequence ATGATAACAAATCAACTGCTTGACCCTGGGAGTATAGTGGTTGTGGGAGCATCCAATGACACTTCCAAACCGGGGGGAAAGGTTTTACAAAATATCATCAAACACAGCTATCAAGGTAATTTGTATGCTGTCAACCCCAAAGAACAAATAGTTCAAGGTGTAACTTGTTTTGAAACAGTTGAACAAATGCCGGAGGTTGACTTAGCAATTATTGCCGTTGCCGCCCAATATGTTGAAGCTACCATGCAAGTATTGGCTGAACACAAAAACTGCAAGGCATTTATACTGTTTTCGGCAGGTTTTAGTGAAACCGGAGCAGAAGGCAAGGTCTTGGAAGAAAGGTGTGCTGCCATTGCAAGCAAAGCCGGAGCCTCCTTAATAGGACCCAACTGTATTGGCGTAATTACCGGATATTATAAAGGGGTTTTTGCAGGACCTATTCCCGAATACGACCCTATGGGATGTGATTGCGTGTCTGCATCAGGTGCTACCATGGTTTACATTTTGGAGATAGCCATCCCAAGGGGTTTAAAGTTCAGAAATATTTATTCCATAGGTAACAGTGCACAGATTGGAGTTGAAGATGTACTCGAATATTGGGACAATACTTTTGACCCAAAAACAAGTTCCAAAATTAAGCTTCTGTATATGGAACAGATTGCTGACCCTGAGAGGTTTTTGAAACACACCCGTTCATTGACGCAAAAGGGCTGCAGGATTGCAGCCATCAAAGCAGGTTCTACCGAAGCCGGCTCTCGTGCGGTTTCTTCACACACCGGAGCATTGGCAGGTTCTAATAGTGCGGTCAATGCATTGTTCAGGAAAGCAGGTATAATACGTTGTTACAGTAGGGTTGAATTGGTGTATGTGGCCGCTATTTTTACCATTACAAAATTAGTGGGAAACCGTATAGCCATTATCACACATGCAGGTGGACCCGGTGTGATGCTTACGGACGTGCTTACCCGAAATGGAATGTCGGTTCCTCCCATCACGGGACCCAAAGCGGATGAGCTTTTGAGCAAACTGCACCCAGGTTCTTCTGTTTCCAATCCTATTGACTTTTTGGCTACCGGAACTGCAGAACAATTAGAGACTATTCTTGATTATGTTGAAAATGAATTTGACGAAATTGACGGTGCTGTAGTGGTGTTTGGCACCACCGGAATGTGGCGTGTAGATGATGTCTATGAGGTATTGCACAAAAAAATTAAAACGTGTAAAAAACCCATCTTTCCTATTCTACCCTCAGTAATGCAGGCTTCGGAGGAAGTCAGTCATTTCCATGCAAAAGGGCACGTGAATTTTTTGGATGAAACGAGTTTCGGCTATGTATTGTCAAGAGTTATCCGAACTGCAGACCCCTATCCTGATGCGGCTCTCCCCAAAATTGACCATACAAAAATCAGGGCTATCATCGACAGCTCAAAAGACGGTTATATGCCTGCCGATAAGGTTTTTGAACTGTTTGATGCTGCAGGAATCAGCAGGGTTAAACAATCTACACTAAATACAAAAGAGGGCGTAGAAAAGTCAGTCAAAGAGATAGGGTTTCCATTGGTAATGAAAGTATCCGGTCCTGTTCATAAATCCGACATCGGAGGGGTAGTTTTAGGTATTAACGGAATTGATGAAGCAATTTACACTTTTAATAAACTCATGCAAATTGAGGGTGCGGACGGAGTTTTGATGCAACAGCAGTTAACCGGAATAGAAATCTATATGGGTGTCAAACGTGAACCCGCATTTGGTCATCAGATTTTGGTTGGTTTGGGAGGAATTTTTGTAGAAGTACTCAAAGACATTGCTTCCGGTCTATCTCCTTTGAGCAGAGAAGAAGCACACGCGATGCTTAAACATCTAAAATCTTACCCTATCATTCAAGGTGTGAGAGGAAAACAAGGTATAAATGAGAATTTAATATTGGATACCATGCTCAATATTTCTGCTTTGGTTGAAATTGCTCCGGAAATCAGCGAAATGGATATCAACCCTTTTCTGGGAAATGCACAGCACTTGATAGCAGTAGATGCCAGAATTTGCCTTGATTTTAATTCATAA
- a CDS encoding gliding motility-associated C-terminal domain-containing protein, producing the protein MNFTLRHILIFQILFLMSCVALGQKQTHIWYFGNGAGIDFNTAPPTTLTNGAMFTLEGCSSIADSNGNLVFYTDGIKAWNKNHKVMNNSLGLMGGYDVTQSALIVPMPKNPRKYFLFTVEGSEYSKGFRYSVVNMDLNGGLGDIETDNKNVLVQTPVSEKITATHHANGRDIWVIVHGQEDASFYAYLITPAGIDPTPVVSNIGTKYNRYDRFKGQLKVSPEGKKLVCCNSLSNFSELFDFDNQSGKVSNLIRVPVSIAFGCEFSPDETKLYISQFNTFNISSYELLQFDITATDSSSIANSKMQIDLQSPRGFGSLQLGADKKIYVARHNSLYLGVIQSPNQPGALANYDAFGMNLMSNVSWYGLPNFVTGFFRTLYEVTFEQKNNCLADSNLFEFTGTANYDSLVWDFGDGTSSQCIYTNEIKHHFETEGTYEITIARWSGGKRYAAKQSVVLNKANVTTNVYSGCEGYSVQVGSNTYDKTGVYKDLLSECDTIISILTIYPKPQFSFSLVHDSCGKNTGIASVINTVGSFPFTYQWSNGSTDSMITGLQNGQYNIKVSDSHGCESDNTATIQDLRDQCSFYLYVPDAFSPNDDGLNDTYKVSAFYLEPFDLQIFNQWGELVFRTDKPNTQWDGTYENRKCKTGVYMVIINYGTKAEPGKSFQYKTTLQLIR; encoded by the coding sequence ATGAACTTCACCTTGCGACACATCCTGATTTTTCAGATTCTCTTTCTCATGAGTTGTGTGGCATTAGGTCAAAAACAAACCCATATTTGGTATTTTGGAAATGGTGCGGGGATAGATTTCAATACTGCCCCCCCCACTACACTTACCAACGGTGCAATGTTTACTTTGGAGGGTTGTTCAAGTATTGCAGATTCTAACGGCAATCTTGTATTCTATACTGACGGCATCAAAGCTTGGAATAAAAACCACAAGGTGATGAACAACAGCCTCGGATTAATGGGAGGCTATGATGTTACTCAGTCTGCGCTTATAGTCCCCATGCCTAAGAATCCCCGAAAGTATTTTTTGTTTACAGTAGAAGGAAGTGAGTACTCCAAAGGTTTTAGATACTCTGTGGTAAATATGGATTTGAATGGTGGTCTTGGTGATATTGAAACGGATAACAAAAATGTATTGGTGCAAACTCCTGTGAGCGAAAAAATAACCGCTACTCACCATGCCAATGGCAGAGATATTTGGGTAATTGTTCATGGTCAAGAGGATGCGTCTTTCTATGCATATTTGATTACTCCGGCAGGGATTGACCCAACTCCGGTTGTTTCAAACATCGGGACAAAATACAACCGATATGATAGATTTAAAGGGCAGTTGAAGGTGTCGCCCGAAGGCAAAAAGCTCGTTTGCTGCAATTCTTTGTCTAACTTTTCAGAACTTTTTGACTTTGACAATCAAAGCGGCAAGGTTTCTAATTTAATTAGGGTTCCTGTCTCTATAGCCTTTGGTTGTGAGTTCTCACCTGACGAAACCAAACTATATATTTCCCAATTCAATACTTTTAACATCAGCAGTTATGAACTCTTGCAGTTTGATATCACCGCTACTGACAGCTCAAGCATCGCAAATAGCAAAATGCAAATAGACTTACAATCACCGCGTGGATTCGGCTCGCTTCAATTAGGTGCGGACAAAAAAATCTATGTGGCAAGACATAATAGCTTGTATTTGGGAGTTATTCAATCACCCAATCAGCCGGGAGCACTTGCAAATTATGATGCATTTGGTATGAACCTGATGAGTAATGTAAGCTGGTACGGACTACCAAACTTTGTTACAGGATTTTTCAGAACCTTGTATGAAGTTACTTTTGAACAAAAAAATAATTGTCTTGCCGACAGTAATCTCTTTGAGTTTACCGGCACTGCCAACTATGACAGTCTTGTTTGGGATTTTGGCGATGGCACAAGCTCTCAGTGCATATACACAAATGAAATTAAACATCATTTTGAAACGGAAGGAACTTATGAAATTACCATTGCACGGTGGTCGGGCGGAAAACGATATGCTGCAAAACAATCTGTGGTGTTAAATAAAGCGAATGTAACTACGAATGTATATTCGGGATGTGAAGGATATAGCGTGCAAGTTGGTTCCAACACCTATGACAAAACCGGTGTTTACAAGGATTTGCTCAGTGAATGTGATACCATCATAAGCATTTTGACTATTTATCCCAAACCACAATTCTCATTTTCCTTGGTTCATGACAGTTGCGGAAAAAATACAGGTATTGCCTCCGTCATAAATACAGTTGGAAGCTTTCCTTTTACATACCAATGGAGTAACGGTTCAACGGATTCTATGATAACCGGACTCCAAAATGGTCAATACAATATTAAGGTTAGCGACAGTCACGGTTGCGAGAGTGATAACACAGCAACCATACAAGATTTGCGCGATCAATGTAGTTTTTATCTATACGTGCCGGACGCATTTTCGCCCAACGATGACGGGCTGAATGATACCTATAAAGTCAGTGCATTTTATTTGGAACCTTTCGATTTGCAAATCTTTAATCAATGGGGGGAATTAGTATTCCGAACCGACAAGCCCAATACACAATGGGATGGCACGTATGAAAATCGCAAGTGCAAGACCGGAGTTTATATGGTAATTATAAATTACGGAACTAAAGCCGAACCCGGTAAATCCTTCCAATACAAAACTACCTTGCAATTAATTAGGTAG
- a CDS encoding peroxiredoxin has translation MMSLVGKKAPVFKAPAVLNGNEIVKEFSLSQYEGKNYVVFFFYPKDFTFVCPTELHAFQAKLDEFKKRGCEVVACSTDTEESHWSWLQMPKNKGGIEGVKYPVVADTAKTISTNYGVLAGDYEYDDNGNLVAKGPMVAYRGLFLIDKKGMIHHETVNNMPLGRNVDETLRMLDSLIHFEQYGEVCPANWSEGKSAMKASFDGVADYLSNN, from the coding sequence ATTATGTCATTAGTAGGAAAAAAAGCACCGGTTTTCAAAGCACCGGCAGTACTTAACGGAAACGAAATTGTAAAAGAATTTTCACTAAGTCAATACGAAGGAAAGAACTATGTTGTCTTTTTCTTCTATCCCAAAGATTTCACCTTTGTTTGTCCTACCGAGCTCCATGCTTTCCAAGCAAAATTAGATGAGTTCAAAAAACGTGGATGCGAAGTTGTTGCATGCAGCACAGACACCGAAGAAAGCCATTGGAGCTGGTTGCAAATGCCCAAAAATAAAGGCGGAATAGAAGGAGTTAAATATCCGGTTGTGGCAGACACTGCCAAAACAATCTCTACAAACTACGGAGTTCTTGCAGGAGATTATGAATATGACGACAACGGTAACTTAGTTGCCAAAGGTCCAATGGTTGCATATAGAGGTCTATTTTTGATTGATAAAAAAGGAATGATTCACCACGAAACCGTGAACAATATGCCTTTGGGAAGAAACGTAGATGAAACATTGAGAATGTTGGATTCTTTGATTCACTTTGAGCAATACGGAGAAGTTTGTCCCGCCAACTGGTCAGAAGGTAAAAGCGCCATGAAAGCTTCTTTTGACGGAGTGGCTGACTACCTTTCAAACAATTAA
- a CDS encoding Nramp family divalent metal transporter, translating into MDKESLEEVHGSIDTTQAKTWRRRLFLFIGPAFMVAVGYMDPGNWATDIAGGSKYGYSLLWVLLLSNLIALLLQSFAARLGVVRGKDLAQVSRETYPHNVNIALFGLAEIAIVACDLAEVLGMAIGLNLLFGIPMIWGVCLAVLDTVIILFLQSKGMRYLEAFIFALVAIIGISFFIEIWFAQPAWHEVATGFIPQLKDTGALYIAIGIIGATVMPHNLYLHSALVQTRKNRKDESGIRQALRFNFIDSSIALNAAFFVNAGILILAASVFHKNGYREIVEIQDAFYMLEPVLGEKLAPILFAVALIAAGQSSTVTGTLAGQIVMEGYLNLRMSAWARRLITRLLAVVPAMIVIYIWGDGEVGDMLVFSQVVLSLQLGFAVIPLIHFVSKRKQMGLFAIPTWQKFAGWLSALFIVLLNLKLVIDFLIEWKTQSNNIAFATVGLLLIAALALLLQISIYPLLKTKEKTPKLIPHGAAITLPELNHKMYQKIGICVDFSTSDLKAIEHGITHGSANTVFYLLHITESTGAKISGKASSDIEVQHDETQLTEYTNQLLKQNIKAEWKIGFGSPKKAVPELVKELELDLLIMGSHGHNTFFDFIYGETISTVRHRVKCPVLVV; encoded by the coding sequence ATGGATAAAGAGTCCTTAGAAGAGGTACACGGCAGCATAGACACCACACAGGCAAAGACATGGAGACGCAGACTCTTCTTATTTATTGGTCCTGCATTTATGGTCGCAGTGGGTTATATGGACCCGGGTAATTGGGCAACTGATATTGCGGGTGGGAGCAAATACGGCTATTCACTTTTATGGGTGCTTTTGCTCAGTAATTTGATTGCGCTTTTATTACAAAGTTTTGCTGCACGACTGGGTGTTGTGCGGGGCAAAGATTTAGCACAAGTAAGCAGAGAAACCTACCCTCACAATGTTAATATTGCCCTATTCGGATTGGCAGAAATTGCCATTGTGGCTTGTGACTTAGCAGAAGTGTTAGGAATGGCAATAGGTTTAAACTTGTTGTTTGGCATACCCATGATTTGGGGTGTTTGCCTGGCGGTATTGGATACTGTGATTATTTTATTCTTACAAAGTAAAGGTATGCGCTATTTGGAAGCTTTTATTTTCGCGCTGGTTGCCATCATCGGTATTTCATTTTTTATTGAAATTTGGTTTGCTCAACCGGCTTGGCACGAAGTGGCTACCGGCTTTATCCCTCAACTGAAAGATACCGGTGCGTTGTATATTGCCATTGGAATCATAGGCGCAACAGTGATGCCACACAACCTTTATCTCCACTCTGCGCTGGTACAAACGCGCAAGAACAGAAAGGACGAAAGTGGCATACGCCAAGCCTTGCGTTTTAACTTTATTGACTCTTCTATTGCACTCAATGCAGCATTTTTCGTGAATGCAGGTATATTGATTTTGGCAGCCTCGGTATTTCACAAGAACGGTTATCGTGAAATTGTTGAAATTCAAGATGCATTTTACATGCTCGAACCAGTTTTGGGCGAAAAATTGGCTCCTATTCTTTTTGCTGTGGCGCTAATTGCCGCAGGTCAGAGTTCAACCGTAACAGGAACTTTGGCGGGGCAAATTGTTATGGAGGGATACCTCAACTTGCGTATGTCAGCATGGGCACGCAGATTAATAACCCGATTGCTCGCAGTAGTTCCGGCAATGATTGTAATCTATATTTGGGGGGATGGTGAAGTTGGCGATATGCTTGTCTTTTCTCAAGTGGTGCTGAGTTTGCAATTAGGGTTTGCTGTTATTCCATTGATACATTTTGTAAGCAAAAGAAAACAGATGGGACTATTTGCTATACCCACATGGCAAAAGTTTGCCGGTTGGTTAAGTGCCCTTTTTATAGTACTCCTTAACTTGAAATTAGTCATTGACTTTTTAATTGAATGGAAAACACAATCAAACAATATTGCATTCGCAACAGTAGGTTTGCTCTTAATTGCAGCATTGGCATTGTTACTACAGATTTCGATTTACCCTCTTTTAAAAACAAAAGAAAAAACGCCCAAACTTATTCCACACGGTGCTGCTATTACCTTGCCCGAGCTGAATCACAAAATGTATCAGAAAATTGGCATCTGCGTTGATTTCAGCACTTCGGATCTTAAGGCAATAGAACATGGTATTACACATGGTTCAGCAAATACGGTGTTTTATTTACTGCATATTACTGAAAGTACAGGAGCAAAAATTTCGGGAAAAGCAAGCAGTGATATAGAGGTACAACACGATGAAACTCAATTAACCGAATACACTAATCAACTGCTAAAACAAAACATAAAAGCTGAATGGAAAATTGGCTTTGGTTCTCCCAAAAAAGCTGTTCCTGAATTAGTAAAAGAGTTAGAGTTAGATCTTTTGATAATGGGAAGCCACGGTCATAATACATTCTTTGATTTCATTTATGGTGAAACTATTAGCACTGTCAGGCATCGTGTCAAATGTCCGGTTTTGGTAGTTTAA